Proteins found in one Cervus canadensis isolate Bull #8, Minnesota chromosome 24, ASM1932006v1, whole genome shotgun sequence genomic segment:
- the MAIP1 gene encoding m-AAA protease-interacting protein 1, mitochondrial isoform X1, translating into MALAVCLLPRLLLSRPLPAWAARLRTPGSAEVKPPSSGLCCFCRRRLCSGAAPFPRVSWASAALALSARGPQRPVLSPLEVAATLPTFPSYPRRTYSTEEQPQQRQKTKMIILGFSNPINWVRTRIYSFLIWAYFDQEFSITEFSEGAKQAFAHVSKLLSQCKFDLLEELVAKETLRVLKEKVTSLPDNHKNALAADIDEIVYTSTGDISIYYDEKGRKFVNILVCFWYLTSANIPSEAISGARVFQVKLGDQNVETKQLLSASYEFQREFTQGVKPDWTIARIEHPKLLE; encoded by the exons ATGGCGCTGGCCGTCTGTCTTTTACCCCGCTTGCTACTTTCTCGGCCTCTACCGGCCTGGGCCGCCCGCCTCCGGACTCCCGGTTCGGCCGAGGTGAAGCCCCCATCGTCTGGACTTTGCTGCTTCTGCCGCCGCCGCCTCTGCTCGGGAGCAGCCCCATTTCCTCGAGTCTCTTGGGCCTCCGCGGCCTTGGCCCTGTCTGCTCGGGGTCCTCAGCGTCCCGTGCTCAGCCCCCTGGAAGTCGCCGCAACCCTCCCCACTTTCCCTTCCTACCCCCGGCGAACCTACAGCACCGAGGAGCAGCCCCAGCAGCGTCAGAAAACCAAAATGATCATTCTAGGGTTCTCCAACCCCATCAACTGGGTTCGGACTCGAATTTACTCCTTCCTTATCTGGGCCTATTTCGACCAAGAGTTCAGCATCACAGAGTTCTCAGAAGGAGCGAAGCAG gcttttgcTCATGTGTCCAAATTGCTGTCACAGTGTAAGTTTGATCTATTGGAAGAACTTGTGGCCAAAGAG ACTCTACGTGTATTGAAAGAAAAGGTTACTTCACTACCTGACAACCATAAAAATGCCCTTGCTGCTGACATAGATGAAATTGTGTACACATCAACAGGAGACATCTCCATTTACTATGATGAGAAAG GAAGGAAGTTTGTTAACATCCTGGTGTGCTTTTGGTATCTAACCAGTGCCAACATCCCCAGTGAGGCCATAAGTGGAGCCCGTGTGTTCCAGGTTAAGTTGGGGGATCAGAACGTGGAAACCAAACAGCTTCTTAGTGCAAGCTATGA ATTTCAGAGAGAGTTTACACAAGGAGTGAAGCCTGACTGGACCATTGCACGGATTGAACACCCAAAGTTATTAGAATAA
- the MAIP1 gene encoding m-AAA protease-interacting protein 1, mitochondrial isoform X2 encodes MALAVCLLPRLLLSRPLPAWAARLRTPGSAEVKPPSSGLCCFCRRRLCSGAAPFPRVSWASAALALSARGPQRPVLSPLEVAATLPTFPSYPRRTYSTEEQPQQRQKTKMIILGFSNPINWVRTRIYSFLIWAYFDQEFSITEFSEGAKQAFAHVSKLLSQCKFDLLEELVAKETLRVLKEKVTSLPDNHKNALAADIDEIVYTSTGDISIYYDEKGSLLTSWCAFGI; translated from the exons ATGGCGCTGGCCGTCTGTCTTTTACCCCGCTTGCTACTTTCTCGGCCTCTACCGGCCTGGGCCGCCCGCCTCCGGACTCCCGGTTCGGCCGAGGTGAAGCCCCCATCGTCTGGACTTTGCTGCTTCTGCCGCCGCCGCCTCTGCTCGGGAGCAGCCCCATTTCCTCGAGTCTCTTGGGCCTCCGCGGCCTTGGCCCTGTCTGCTCGGGGTCCTCAGCGTCCCGTGCTCAGCCCCCTGGAAGTCGCCGCAACCCTCCCCACTTTCCCTTCCTACCCCCGGCGAACCTACAGCACCGAGGAGCAGCCCCAGCAGCGTCAGAAAACCAAAATGATCATTCTAGGGTTCTCCAACCCCATCAACTGGGTTCGGACTCGAATTTACTCCTTCCTTATCTGGGCCTATTTCGACCAAGAGTTCAGCATCACAGAGTTCTCAGAAGGAGCGAAGCAG gcttttgcTCATGTGTCCAAATTGCTGTCACAGTGTAAGTTTGATCTATTGGAAGAACTTGTGGCCAAAGAG ACTCTACGTGTATTGAAAGAAAAGGTTACTTCACTACCTGACAACCATAAAAATGCCCTTGCTGCTGACATAGATGAAATTGTGTACACATCAACAGGAGACATCTCCATTTACTATGATGAGAAAG GAAGTTTGTTAACATCCTGGTGTGCTTTTGGTATCTAA
- the TYW5 gene encoding tRNA wybutosine-synthesizing protein 5 — protein sequence MAGHRFPVPRFEGVSQEQFIEHLYPQRKPLVLEGIDLGACTSKWTVDYLSQIGGRKEVKIHVAAVAQMDFISKNFVYRTLPFDKLVQRAAEEKHTEFFISEDEKYYLRSLGEDPRKDVADIRKQFPLLEGDIKFPKFFKEEHFFSSVFRISSPGLQLWTHYDVMDNFLIQVTGKKRVVLFSPRDAQYLYLSGSKSEVLNIDNPDLAKYPLFSKARRYECSLKAGDVLFIPALWFHNVISEEFGVGVNVFWKHLPSECYDKTDTYGNKDLTAASRAVQILDRALKTLAELPEEYRDFYARRMVLHIQDKAYSKNFE from the exons ATGGCCGGGCACCGCTTCCCAGTACCCCGATTCGAGGGCGTTTCGCAGGAGCAGTTCATAGAGCACTTGTATCCGCAG AGAAAACCTCTAGTGTTGGAAGGAATTGATTTGGGAGCGTGTACAAGCAAATGGACAGTGGATTACCTCAGCCAAATCGGAGGGAGGAAAGAGGTGAAAATTCATGTTGCTGCAGTTGCCCAGATGGACTTCATTAGTAAAAACTTTGTATATAG aACTTTACCTTTTGACAAGTTGGTACAAAGGGCAGCTGAAGAAAAGCATACGGAATTCTTTATTTCAGAG GATGAGAAGTACTACCTCCGATCACTTGGAGAAGACCCTAGAAAG GATGTTGCAGATATCAGAAAGCAGTTTCCTTTATTGGAAGGAGACATTAAGTTTCCAAAATTCTTCAAAGAAGAGCActtcttttccagtgtttttcGAATCAGCTCACCAGGGTTACAGCTTTGGACACACTATGAT GTAATGGATAACTTCTTAATACAAGTGACAGGAAAAAAGCGTGTTGTTCTGTTCAGTCCTCGAGATGcccaatatttatatttatcag GTTCTAAATCAGAAGTACTGAACATAGATAACCCAGACTTAGCTAAATATCCCCTGTTTTCCAAGGCTAGAAGGTACGAATGTTCCCTTAAAGCTGGAGATGTGCTATTCATTCCTG CTTTATGGTTCCATAATGTAATTTCTGAAGAGTTTGGAGTGGGAGTGAATGTCTTTTGGAAGCACCTTCCATCTGAATGCTATGATAAAACGGATACCTATGGAAACAAAGATCTGACGGCAGCATCAAGAGCTGTACAAATTTTGGACAGAGCCTTAAAAACACTGGCTGAATTACCAGAGGAATACAGGGACTTCTATGCACGGCGAATGGTCTTGCACATTCAAGACAAAGCCTATAGCAAGAACTttgaatga